TCGATTTCCAAGCCTGCCGATTATGGCAGATGCAAATTCAGCCTATTGTCTTGGGGATATACATCGTCTGAAGGCACTTGATGAATTTGGCTTAATGATGATTGAACAGCCATTAGCGCATGATGATATTATTGAACACGCTAGGCTTCAAAAGGAAATTGCCACCCCAATTTGTCTAGATGAAAGCATCGTGACTTATGAGGATGCCAGAAAAGCAATCGAGCTTGGCAGCTGTCGCGTTATCAATATTAAAATTGGTCGGGTTGGCGGGCTGCAAACGGCAAAACGAATTCATGACCTAGCTCTTGCTCAAGGAGTTCAAGTTTGGGTCGGGGGGATGCTAGAGTTTGGTATTTCAAGGGCACATAATATTGCGTTAGCATCGTTGCCAGGCTTTACCATTCCGGGAGATATATCGGCTTCAAGTCGGTATTGGGAAGAGGATATTACTGTTCCTGAAGTGACAGTTAAAAAGGGTTTGATTGAAGTTCCAACTGGTCATGGAATTGGATTTGCTATTAATGAAAAAAGGCTTCAGCAGTGTACGATTTATCAAGAAAAATTTGTATTTTAGTTGTAAAAAGAGGAGTCAAGCTTATGCGCTTTACTCCTCTCTTATATTGTCCCTATTACGGGAGAACTTACTTATTATGAATAATCTTCACTAGGGATAAATGTCTTACAGTCGGTTCCAGAGCTGGAAATAGCCATCTCTTCCGTTCTGTTTTCGACATAAATTTGGTCAGCACTGCAACGGTTCCCATCTTTCCAAAAATGACAGTTGCTTACAGCGCATAAAACGTCTTGTGCCATCCAGTATCACTCCTTGTTATAGAGGTACATGAATAGCTTTTGAAAAAAGCAAGGACTCTATACTTGTTAAAAAGTAGTATCCCTTTATTGCATTAACGCATTGGGGGACAGTCCCCCACTACGTTAATTATTTAGTGCTTTACTGAGTGTTTCGATGTTTTGGTTCATGATGGTAAAGTAGGTGTCGTTGTTGTCGATATTTTCTTTTGTTAATACGGAAAGATTGTGGAGTGTTAATGCTTTTGCCCCAACTTCTTCTTCGACAATTTTTGCCAACTTTGAGTTTACATTTTGCTCAAATAAAATATAGTGAATGTTGTACTTTTTTGCTTGATCAATAATTTCTTCAAGTTTTTTCTGTGATGGTTCATTCGTTGTTGATAATCCGGAATATACTG
The DNA window shown above is from Bacillus sp. T3 and carries:
- the menC gene encoding o-succinylbenzoate synthase, which produces MKIKEITLRIISQPLKAPFTTHLETVTNRECIIVEVKNDAGITGYGEVVAFSSPWYTEETVQTAFHMLKEFFIPLIKKQPVQHPEEVTSLLDKYRRNQMAKAGLETAIWDLYAKEKQISLSCLLGGVKTAIPAGVVVATNSIEDAIRQIEAFLEDGYQRVKLKISPEHDLDLIEPIRARFPSLPIMADANSAYCLGDIHRLKALDEFGLMMIEQPLAHDDIIEHARLQKEIATPICLDESIVTYEDARKAIELGSCRVINIKIGRVGGLQTAKRIHDLALAQGVQVWVGGMLEFGISRAHNIALASLPGFTIPGDISASSRYWEEDITVPEVTVKKGLIEVPTGHGIGFAINEKRLQQCTIYQEKFVF
- a CDS encoding DUF1540 domain-containing protein; this translates as MAQDVLCAVSNCHFWKDGNRCSADQIYVENRTEEMAISSSGTDCKTFIPSEDYS